One window of the Montipora foliosa isolate CH-2021 chromosome 4, ASM3666993v2, whole genome shotgun sequence genome contains the following:
- the LOC137998863 gene encoding QRFP-like peptide receptor — MANDSHHQNRTDTPNFEFFSSSECIAWLTVLSIEAVAIVTMNALTLIIYLKERILRKRSMYLVISLAVADMFVAYNLIVMSLVLGNRCNFWKTNLSFEIGICLSTLAYFFPAASVANLAAISLERMHATFRPFKHRLIKKKIFGAAVAGVWFTAALSTAIVFSVFFLGRLDISTFNHVQASYYLFLFCCLFIMVVSYTSIATKFYCGTHPQHHGAIRRERKLTKTLFIVTIVSLILMMPFTIFWFLVYVTSGEMVDIISHETGLHLAQSLRCLFYANSVINPLLYALKMPEFKRALFLLLCCRSRSEPVEVFPLNDI; from the coding sequence ATGGCCAATGATTCTCATCACCAAAACAGAACAGATACTCCAAATTTCGAGTTCTTTTCTTCATCCGAGTGCATTGCCTGGCTGACAGTACTAAGCATCGAAGCTGTTGCTATAGTGACCATGAATGCCCTTACACTcattatttacctgaaagagcgaatcctccgcaagcgtagcatgtacctggtgatcagcttggcggttgcagacatgtttgttgCATACAACTTGATCGTTATGAGTTTGGTATTGGGCAACCGGTGTAACTTTTGGAAGACTAACTTGAGCTTTGAGATCGGCATATGTTTGTCAACTTTGGCGTATTTCTTTCCAGCAGCCTCTGTAGCAAaccttgctgctatttctttggagcggatgcacgcaacttttcgtccattcaagcatcgcctcataaaaaagaagatatttggagcagctgttgcgggtgtttggtttacagctgccctGTCTACAGCTATcgtattttcagtatttttccTGGGCCGCTTAGATATCTCTACTTTCAATCACGTGCAAGCATCATACTACTTGTTCctattttgttgcctttttatcatggttgtttcttacacgtccatcgctactaaattttactgtggaacgcatcctcagcatcatggtgcaatcagaagagaaagaaaactgaccaagacattgttcattgtaacaattgtatcgttaatactaatgatgccatttacaattttctggtttCTTGTTTATGTTACTTCAGGCGAAATGGTTGATATCATTTCTCATGAAACAGGGCTGCATTTAGCACAATCCTTACGttgcttattttacgcaaactctgttataaatccattgttatatgcattaaaaatgccagagttcaaaagagctctgtttttattattgtgttgtagatctcgctcggagccagttGAGGTTTTTCCTCTTAATGACATTTAA